One stretch of Haladaptatus sp. R4 DNA includes these proteins:
- a CDS encoding 30S ribosomal protein S11: protein MSDNDDKWGIAHVHASFNNTIITITDQTGAETIAKSSGGTVVKQNRDESSPYAAMQMAETVAEEVKAAGIDGLHIRVRGPGGNLQQNPGPGAQATIRALARAGIEIGRIEDVTPIPHDGTRAPKGSGF from the coding sequence ATGAGCGACAACGACGACAAATGGGGCATCGCCCACGTACACGCATCGTTCAACAACACCATCATCACCATCACGGACCAGACCGGTGCCGAGACGATCGCGAAGTCGTCCGGTGGGACGGTCGTCAAGCAGAACCGTGATGAGTCCTCGCCGTACGCGGCCATGCAGATGGCCGAGACGGTTGCCGAAGAGGTCAAAGCGGCTGGCATCGACGGCCTGCACATTCGCGTGCGTGGCCCCGGTGGCAACCTGCAGCAGAACCCCGGTCCGGGTGCGCAGGCGACGATTCGCGCACTCGCACGAGCCGGTATCGAAATCGGACGTATCGAAGACGTAACACCGATTCCGCACGACGGTACCCGCGCACCGAAAGGTAGTGGATTCTAA
- a CDS encoding 50S ribosomal protein L18e, with translation MSKTNPRLSSLIAELKSVSRDSGADVWTDVAARLEKPRSTHAEVNLGRIERYAEEEETVIVPGKVLGSGVLQKNVTVAAVDFSSTAETKIQQANGEPIQLEQAIEQNPSGSNVRVIR, from the coding sequence ATGAGTAAAACTAATCCGAGGCTCAGTAGTCTCATCGCCGAACTCAAGTCGGTGTCCCGTGATTCGGGAGCCGACGTGTGGACCGACGTTGCAGCACGCCTCGAGAAACCACGGAGTACGCACGCAGAGGTCAACCTCGGCCGCATCGAGCGGTACGCGGAGGAAGAGGAGACCGTCATCGTACCCGGTAAGGTTCTCGGTAGCGGCGTCCTGCAGAAGAACGTCACTGTTGCTGCGGTCGACTTCTCGTCGACTGCGGAGACGAAGATTCAGCAGGCAAACGGCGAACCGATCCAACTCGAACAGGCAATCGAACAAAATCCCAGCGGTTCCAACGTCCGGGTGATTCGATGA
- a CDS encoding DNA-directed RNA polymerase subunit K translates to MPQQQYSRYEKARILGARALQVSYGAPVLVETEESQPILIAAEEYDAGVLPFSVRREGAE, encoded by the coding sequence ATGCCCCAACAACAATACTCCCGATACGAAAAAGCCCGAATCCTCGGTGCACGCGCACTGCAGGTATCGTACGGCGCACCCGTTCTCGTCGAAACGGAGGAGTCCCAGCCGATACTCATCGCAGCAGAAGAGTACGACGCTGGCGTCCTACCGTTCTCGGTTCGACGTGAGGGGGCAGAATGA
- the rpsB gene encoding 30S ribosomal protein S2: protein MSDNESEQVEEETDGLDAAEEEIDAEPTGESGAEPDVDPDDDVAAQADETEEEEPQFDEDVLGDEEADLLIPVEDYLGAGVHIGTQQKTEDMERFIHRVRTDGLYVLDVSKTDQRIRTAANFLADYNPEQILVTSSRQYGRFPAEKFADAVGARARTGRFIPGTLTNPKYDGYIEPDVVVVTDPIGDAQAVKEAITVGIPVIAMCDSNNSTSNVDLVVPTNNKGRKALSVVYWLLANETLDRRGAEPAYSLDDFESEI from the coding sequence ATGAGCGATAACGAATCCGAACAGGTAGAAGAAGAAACGGACGGTCTCGACGCCGCGGAAGAGGAGATCGACGCGGAACCGACCGGCGAGTCCGGTGCGGAACCGGACGTCGACCCTGACGACGACGTCGCCGCACAGGCGGACGAGACCGAAGAAGAAGAACCGCAGTTCGACGAGGACGTCCTCGGCGACGAGGAGGCAGACCTCCTCATTCCCGTCGAGGACTACCTCGGCGCAGGTGTCCACATCGGTACCCAGCAGAAGACCGAGGACATGGAGCGGTTCATCCACCGCGTTCGCACGGACGGTCTGTACGTCCTCGACGTGAGCAAGACCGACCAGCGAATCCGTACGGCGGCGAACTTCCTCGCCGACTACAACCCGGAGCAGATTCTGGTCACGTCCTCGCGCCAGTACGGTCGCTTCCCGGCCGAGAAGTTCGCCGACGCCGTCGGCGCACGTGCCCGCACGGGTCGATTCATCCCGGGTACGCTGACGAACCCGAAATACGACGGCTACATCGAGCCGGACGTCGTGGTCGTCACGGACCCCATCGGAGACGCACAGGCGGTCAAAGAGGCCATCACGGTCGGCATCCCCGTCATCGCGATGTGTGACTCCAACAACTCCACGAGCAACGTGGACCTCGTCGTCCCGACGAACAACAAAGGTCGCAAGGCGCTGTCGGTCGTCTACTGGCTGCTCGCCAACGAGACGCTCGACCGCCGCGGTGCCGAACCTGCCTACTCGCTCGACGATTTCGAGAGCGAGATTTAA
- a CDS encoding 30S ribosomal protein S4 → MSLPGENTKFYETPNHPFQGERIAEERGLMDRYGLKNKEELWRAQSELRNYRREARSLLGDISGDEADESSEFLSRLKRLGILGDGDELGDVLLLDITDVLERRLQTVAYRKGLAHTPKQARQFITHGHVTVNGQRVSVPSAKVEIDEEGDIAFDEHSPLADDLHPERSEGNE, encoded by the coding sequence ATGTCGCTCCCCGGTGAGAACACCAAGTTCTACGAGACGCCGAACCACCCGTTCCAGGGCGAGCGTATCGCCGAGGAACGCGGTCTGATGGACCGTTACGGCCTGAAGAACAAGGAAGAGCTCTGGCGAGCACAGAGTGAGCTTCGTAACTACCGACGCGAGGCTCGTTCCCTGCTCGGCGACATCTCGGGCGACGAAGCCGACGAGAGCAGCGAGTTCCTGTCGCGACTGAAGCGACTCGGCATCCTCGGCGATGGCGACGAACTCGGCGACGTGCTGCTGCTCGACATCACCGACGTTCTTGAGCGCCGTCTCCAGACCGTCGCGTACCGAAAGGGTCTCGCTCACACGCCGAAACAGGCACGCCAATTCATCACGCACGGTCACGTCACGGTGAACGGTCAGCGCGTGTCGGTTCCCTCGGCCAAAGTCGAAATCGACGAGGAAGGCGACATCGCCTTCGACGAGCACAGCCCGCTTGCGGACGACCTTCACCCCGAACGTTCGGAGGGTAACGAATGA
- a CDS encoding succinylglutamate desuccinylase/aspartoacylase family protein: MRRRTLLARTGTLLAGSTLLSVAASGGGQATLDPTYRLLLGTKYETGVFVREGVRDGPTVLVVGGIHGDERCGYRAASEIARWKIERGKLVVLPKANRVAIRKNRREGAHGDLNRQFPSGEEPKTKLARAIWGVVERHDPEMVLDLHRSLGIYSYHESSVGQVIWPTDADPAPEYAKRTAERLNENVVPWYMPFHEYRRGGELDGSRPMLVHKVAGDLGRPGYIVETTKFLLDSDTRARWEKTAATDLLSRHGIERRGGR; this comes from the coding sequence ATGCGACGCCGGACACTACTCGCGAGGACGGGCACGCTTCTCGCCGGAAGTACACTGCTGTCGGTTGCCGCTAGCGGGGGTGGGCAGGCAACGCTCGACCCGACGTATCGTCTTCTCCTGGGAACGAAGTACGAGACGGGCGTGTTCGTGCGGGAAGGAGTACGCGATGGCCCAACGGTGTTGGTCGTCGGGGGTATCCACGGCGACGAACGGTGTGGGTATCGGGCCGCGAGCGAAATCGCCCGTTGGAAGATCGAACGGGGAAAACTGGTCGTCCTTCCGAAGGCGAACCGAGTGGCGATTCGAAAGAATCGGCGCGAAGGTGCACACGGGGACTTGAACCGACAGTTCCCGAGCGGTGAAGAGCCAAAGACGAAGTTGGCGCGAGCCATTTGGGGAGTGGTCGAACGACACGATCCGGAGATGGTGCTCGACCTGCACCGTTCACTCGGGATTTACAGCTATCACGAATCGTCGGTCGGACAGGTGATCTGGCCGACAGACGCCGACCCGGCACCCGAGTATGCAAAACGGACGGCGGAGCGGTTGAACGAGAACGTCGTCCCGTGGTACATGCCGTTTCACGAGTATCGTCGGGGCGGCGAACTCGACGGGTCGAGACCGATGCTCGTGCACAAAGTTGCGGGTGACCTCGGCAGACCGGGGTACATCGTCGAGACGACGAAGTTTCTGCTCGATTCGGATACGAGAGCGCGATGGGAGAAGACAGCAGCGACCGACCTGCTCTCTCGTCACGGCATCGAGCGGCGAGGAGGTCGATGA
- a CDS encoding DNA-directed RNA polymerase subunit D — protein MTEDFDVEFIDRGERKSRFLVRNVTPAFANGIRRAMIADVPTLSIDTLRVIENSSVMFDEQIGLRLGLVPLTTPPGEFEEGDTVTLSLDVSGPGTAFSGDLISSDEMVQPADENVPIIDLKEGQRLELEADAVIGSGKEHTKHQGGVAVGYRHLQRVEVVGDRDEFEEEEPRILRGVIEDDGELVPTEAFDHDLTQRFPGKEVEVIDVPNAFVFHVESDGSFTVEELVTQAVDSLTERADELEQAIQL, from the coding sequence ATGACCGAAGACTTCGACGTAGAGTTCATCGACCGCGGTGAACGGAAATCGCGATTCCTCGTCCGCAACGTCACTCCGGCGTTCGCGAACGGGATTCGCCGAGCGATGATAGCGGACGTTCCGACGCTGTCCATCGATACGCTCCGAGTCATCGAGAACTCCTCGGTGATGTTCGACGAGCAAATCGGACTGCGACTCGGGCTCGTCCCGCTGACGACGCCACCCGGAGAGTTCGAGGAGGGCGACACGGTAACGCTCAGCCTCGACGTTTCGGGACCGGGAACCGCGTTCTCGGGCGACCTCATCAGTTCCGACGAGATGGTCCAGCCCGCCGACGAGAACGTCCCGATCATCGACCTGAAAGAGGGTCAACGACTCGAACTGGAAGCCGACGCGGTGATCGGTTCGGGTAAGGAACACACCAAACACCAAGGTGGCGTCGCGGTCGGCTATCGTCACCTGCAGCGCGTCGAAGTCGTCGGCGACCGGGACGAGTTCGAGGAGGAAGAGCCGCGAATCCTTCGCGGCGTCATCGAAGACGATGGCGAACTCGTTCCGACGGAGGCGTTCGACCACGACCTCACACAGCGGTTCCCCGGTAAGGAAGTCGAGGTCATCGACGTACCGAACGCGTTCGTGTTCCACGTCGAAAGTGACGGCTCGTTCACCGTCGAAGAACTGGTGACACAGGCCGTCGATTCGCTCACGGAACGTGCGGACGAACTCGAACAGGCAATTCAACTATAA
- a CDS encoding methyl-accepting chemotaxis protein produces MGTEQSVRNEIYPGGDLDAGAFWRHAFESLVTRLPEPVFVVDEHGTITYWNSGAEELTGYSASRAIGMPSYELFGTDGQDETLAETVVRTGQVVRESDIRTAPTASGGTIHGRALGVPITTPDGETVGAVEVITRVTELIEQREAVRGLQQQMSEEVEGAVAELRDSAADVAEDSQSIRELTRDQSDNLGDVQSEVATFSATIEEIAASSEEVSSQSTETKTLAETSADAAADTLATVDEVSESAEEVVTDASELENRIDEIDEIVEVIDNIAKQTNLLALNANIEAARAGSEGDGFAVVANEIKDLAEQSKERVDQIESIVDDIRETALDTVESIEETNDGIVTATEEIETVVENQQSIVSAIQETDVGITEIADATDEQAASAEEIASIIDNSVRRSETVSDSVERIATANEQQTEMVADLEQRIHSLEAEIEQSLN; encoded by the coding sequence ATGGGAACTGAACAATCGGTACGAAACGAAATCTACCCCGGCGGCGACCTCGATGCTGGTGCGTTTTGGCGTCACGCGTTCGAAAGTCTCGTCACGAGACTACCCGAGCCCGTGTTCGTCGTGGACGAGCACGGAACCATCACCTACTGGAACTCCGGTGCGGAGGAGTTGACGGGCTACTCCGCGAGTCGGGCGATCGGCATGCCCTCCTACGAACTGTTCGGGACGGACGGTCAAGACGAAACGCTCGCCGAAACGGTGGTCCGGACCGGCCAAGTCGTCCGAGAGTCGGATATTCGTACGGCACCCACGGCGAGCGGCGGGACGATCCACGGACGCGCTCTCGGTGTTCCGATCACCACCCCGGACGGTGAGACGGTCGGTGCCGTCGAAGTCATCACCCGCGTCACCGAACTCATCGAACAGCGGGAAGCCGTCCGCGGGTTGCAACAACAGATGTCCGAAGAGGTCGAAGGCGCGGTCGCCGAACTCCGTGATTCCGCCGCGGACGTCGCGGAGGATTCCCAGTCCATCCGGGAGCTAACTCGCGATCAATCCGATAACCTCGGCGATGTCCAGTCGGAAGTCGCCACCTTCAGCGCGACGATCGAGGAGATCGCCGCCAGTTCCGAGGAGGTCAGTAGCCAAAGCACCGAGACCAAAACGCTTGCCGAGACGTCAGCCGACGCGGCCGCCGACACGCTCGCCACGGTCGACGAGGTTTCCGAGAGCGCGGAGGAAGTCGTCACCGACGCGAGCGAACTCGAAAACCGCATCGACGAGATCGACGAAATCGTCGAAGTCATCGACAACATCGCGAAACAGACCAACCTCCTCGCGCTCAACGCCAACATCGAGGCCGCACGCGCCGGATCGGAAGGTGACGGCTTCGCCGTCGTCGCCAACGAGATCAAGGACCTCGCCGAGCAGTCCAAAGAGCGCGTCGACCAGATAGAGTCCATCGTCGACGACATCCGCGAAACCGCACTCGACACGGTCGAAAGCATCGAAGAGACGAACGATGGTATCGTCACCGCGACCGAAGAAATCGAAACCGTCGTCGAAAATCAGCAGTCGATCGTCTCCGCGATTCAGGAAACCGACGTGGGAATCACCGAAATCGCCGACGCGACCGACGAACAGGCCGCTAGCGCCGAGGAAATCGCGAGCATCATCGACAACAGCGTCCGTCGAAGCGAGACCGTCTCCGATTCGGTCGAGCGCATCGCCACGGCAAACGAACAGCAGACCGAGATGGTCGCCGACTTGGAACAGCGGATTCACTCCCTCGAAGCCGAAATCGAGCAGTCGCTGAACTGA
- a CDS encoding 30S ribosomal protein S9, with product MVTNTSGKKKTAIARATVTDGEGRVRINSKPVELVEPEMARLKMLEPFRIADDEREGVDVEVSVSGGGITGQADAVRTAIARGLVQFMGDAELRDAFMEFDRSLLVNDVRQSEPKKWGGPGARARYQKSYR from the coding sequence ATGGTAACGAACACGAGCGGAAAGAAGAAGACGGCCATCGCTCGCGCCACGGTTACGGACGGCGAAGGTCGTGTACGAATCAACTCGAAGCCAGTCGAACTGGTGGAACCGGAAATGGCTCGCCTCAAGATGCTCGAACCGTTCCGCATCGCGGACGACGAGCGTGAGGGAGTCGACGTGGAAGTGAGCGTTTCGGGTGGCGGCATCACCGGACAGGCAGACGCCGTCCGCACCGCCATCGCTCGCGGCCTCGTCCAGTTCATGGGCGACGCCGAACTTCGTGACGCGTTCATGGAGTTCGACCGTTCCCTGCTGGTCAACGACGTCCGCCAGTCCGAACCGAAGAAGTGGGGCGGACCCGGTGCCCGCGCCCGCTACCAGAAGTCCTACCGTTAA
- the moaA gene encoding GTP 3',8-cyclase MoaA has product MLEDSFGREVTGVRVSLTDRCNFDCVYCHNEGLGDTRGPMEPGDDEMSTDDVIRFLEVAREFGVGKVKFTGGEPMLREDLEEIIRRTPDEMETSLTTNGTFLPGRAEELREAGLSRVNVSQDALDPKAFAEVTNSGAYDKVLEGVEAALDAGLDPVKLNMVVFEATAGYVPKMVEHVAENDGLQLQLIEYMPELTGNPEWAIDIQRVHDWLEEQADEVEIREMHGRRRYWVGEGMVEIVDPVENPSFCANCHRVRVTHEGFLKGCLNRNDDLRPMGEMTKPEIRTAFRETVANRVPYYGEYMVRNDDGEWEINDRYIDDQYIDA; this is encoded by the coding sequence ATGCTCGAAGATTCGTTCGGGCGTGAAGTCACGGGGGTACGTGTTTCACTGACCGACCGGTGTAATTTCGATTGCGTTTACTGCCACAACGAGGGGCTGGGCGATACTCGTGGTCCGATGGAACCGGGCGACGACGAGATGAGTACCGACGACGTGATTCGATTTCTGGAAGTCGCCCGCGAGTTCGGTGTCGGGAAGGTGAAGTTCACCGGAGGTGAGCCGATGCTCCGGGAAGATTTAGAAGAGATCATTCGGCGGACTCCAGACGAGATGGAAACCTCGCTCACGACGAACGGGACGTTTCTCCCGGGACGGGCCGAGGAACTCCGCGAGGCGGGATTATCCCGGGTGAACGTGTCACAGGACGCACTCGACCCGAAAGCGTTCGCCGAGGTGACCAACAGCGGCGCATACGACAAAGTGCTCGAAGGCGTCGAAGCGGCGCTCGACGCGGGACTCGACCCGGTAAAACTCAATATGGTCGTGTTCGAGGCGACGGCGGGCTACGTTCCCAAGATGGTCGAGCACGTCGCGGAAAACGACGGACTGCAGTTACAACTCATCGAGTACATGCCCGAGTTGACGGGAAATCCCGAGTGGGCCATCGACATCCAGCGAGTGCACGATTGGCTCGAAGAGCAGGCCGACGAAGTCGAAATCCGAGAGATGCACGGACGGAGACGGTACTGGGTCGGAGAGGGGATGGTGGAAATCGTGGACCCTGTCGAGAACCCAAGCTTCTGTGCGAATTGTCATCGCGTGCGCGTCACGCACGAAGGATTCCTCAAAGGGTGTCTGAACCGTAACGACGACCTCCGACCGATGGGAGAGATGACGAAACCGGAAATTCGAACGGCGTTCCGTGAGACCGTCGCAAACCGGGTTCCCTACTACGGTGAGTACATGGTCCGGAACGACGACGGTGAGTGGGAAATAAACGACCGCTACATCGACGACCAGTACATCGACGCCTGA
- a CDS encoding 50S ribosomal protein L13 yields the protein MSIAEFDADVVVDARDCILGRVASKVAQRALDGETVAVVNAEQAIITGGKQDVLDKFETRVNLGSDQGPYYPKRPDMLAKRAIRGMVPYKKPRGREAFENVRVYVGNPYDEDGEVLNGTSLDRLSNIRFVQLGEVSDYLGANVTW from the coding sequence ATGAGTATCGCAGAATTCGACGCAGATGTCGTCGTCGACGCACGCGACTGTATTCTCGGTCGCGTCGCAAGCAAGGTTGCACAGCGTGCATTGGACGGCGAGACGGTCGCCGTCGTCAACGCCGAGCAAGCTATCATCACCGGCGGCAAACAGGACGTACTGGACAAATTCGAGACGCGCGTCAACCTCGGCTCCGATCAGGGGCCGTACTACCCGAAGCGTCCGGACATGCTCGCAAAGCGAGCGATTCGGGGAATGGTTCCGTACAAGAAGCCGCGAGGGCGAGAAGCCTTCGAGAACGTGCGTGTCTACGTCGGCAACCCGTACGACGAGGACGGCGAAGTCCTCAACGGGACGTCGTTGGACCGACTCTCGAACATCCGCTTCGTCCAGCTGGGCGAAGTCAGCGACTACCTAGGTGCTAACGTCACATGGTAA
- a CDS encoding DNA-directed RNA polymerase subunit N yields the protein MMIPVRCFTCGNVVSEHWQEYKARAETQMGNEDPGKVLDDLGVERHCCRRMLVAHKDLVDIVAPYQ from the coding sequence ATGATGATTCCAGTCCGGTGTTTCACGTGTGGTAACGTAGTGAGCGAACACTGGCAGGAGTACAAGGCGCGCGCCGAGACGCAGATGGGTAACGAAGACCCCGGTAAGGTCCTCGACGACCTCGGTGTCGAACGCCACTGCTGCCGACGGATGCTCGTCGCACACAAAGACCTCGTGGACATCGTCGCACCCTATCAGTAA
- a CDS encoding 30S ribosomal protein S13, which produces MSTEQPQDDDDDLRYFVRIGQTDLDGTKSVERSLAGMNGIGRRTARIIAEEADVDRTATFGRLDEDDIESVVEAVENYADEVPEWLTNHRKEYFSGETTHETGNDLSMARRRDLNRMQMIDSYKGVRHKRGQKVRGQRTKSTGRTEGTIGVNVEEIKEAAAEEAEADE; this is translated from the coding sequence ATGAGTACCGAACAACCACAGGACGATGACGACGACCTTCGGTACTTCGTCCGCATCGGGCAAACAGACCTCGATGGGACGAAGTCCGTAGAGCGATCCCTCGCCGGAATGAACGGGATCGGTCGTCGCACGGCTCGAATTATCGCCGAGGAGGCGGACGTCGACCGAACAGCGACGTTCGGCCGCCTCGACGAGGACGACATCGAGAGTGTCGTCGAAGCCGTGGAAAACTACGCCGACGAGGTTCCTGAGTGGCTCACGAACCACCGCAAGGAATACTTCTCCGGCGAGACGACCCACGAAACTGGTAACGACCTGTCGATGGCCCGCCGTCGGGACCTCAACAGGATGCAGATGATCGACTCCTACAAAGGCGTCCGCCACAAGCGTGGACAGAAAGTTCGCGGTCAGCGAACGAAGTCCACGGGTCGTACCGAGGGTACGATCGGCGTGAACGTCGAGGAGATCAAGGAAGCGGCGGCCGAAGAAGCGGAGGCTGACGAATAA
- the mvk gene encoding mevalonate kinase: MTVSSAPGKVYLFGEHAVVYGEPAVPCAIERRATVTVELRDDDRLRVNAEDLSLDGFTIEYGRGADETPDVNVSESLVRAATGYIDASVKQVRDATDTPDAGFDITVESDIPLGAGLGSSAAVTVAAIDAATRELGVTLSSDELADRAYRAELAVQDGEASRADTFCCATGGAVRVEGDDCRKIDAPDLPIVVGFDGGAGDTGKLVAGVRALREEYDFAAETVESIGDIVRQGEQVLADGDIEKLGMLMNFNHGLLEALGVSSRSLDNMVWAARDAGALGAKLTGAGGGGCIVALDPTDETKTALRFTPGCEDAFRAELDTEGVRVE, encoded by the coding sequence ATGACCGTTTCCAGCGCCCCCGGGAAAGTGTATCTCTTCGGGGAACACGCCGTCGTCTACGGCGAACCCGCCGTCCCGTGTGCCATCGAACGCCGAGCGACAGTGACCGTCGAACTGCGCGATGACGACCGATTGCGCGTCAACGCCGAGGATTTGAGTCTCGATGGGTTCACCATCGAGTACGGTCGCGGTGCCGACGAAACGCCGGACGTGAACGTCTCCGAGTCGCTCGTCCGAGCGGCGACCGGGTACATCGACGCGTCGGTCAAGCAAGTCCGCGACGCGACCGACACGCCGGATGCGGGCTTCGACATCACCGTCGAGAGCGACATCCCGCTCGGTGCGGGACTCGGGTCCTCGGCCGCGGTCACCGTCGCCGCGATAGACGCCGCGACCCGCGAACTGGGCGTAACGCTTTCGAGCGACGAACTCGCGGACCGAGCGTATCGGGCCGAACTCGCGGTACAGGACGGGGAAGCCTCCCGCGCCGACACGTTCTGCTGTGCGACCGGCGGCGCGGTCCGCGTCGAGGGCGACGACTGCCGGAAGATCGACGCACCCGACCTGCCCATCGTCGTCGGCTTCGACGGCGGCGCGGGCGACACCGGGAAACTCGTCGCGGGCGTCCGAGCGCTCCGCGAGGAGTACGACTTCGCGGCGGAGACCGTCGAGAGCATCGGTGACATCGTCCGGCAGGGAGAGCAGGTGCTCGCCGACGGCGATATCGAGAAGCTCGGGATGCTCATGAACTTCAACCACGGTCTGCTGGAGGCGCTCGGCGTCTCCTCGCGCTCGCTCGACAACATGGTCTGGGCGGCCCGCGACGCGGGCGCGCTCGGCGCGAAACTCACGGGTGCCGGTGGCGGCGGCTGTATCGTCGCGCTCGACCCGACGGACGAGACGAAGACGGCGCTCCGATTCACGCCGGGGTGTGAGGACGCCTTCCGCGCCGAACTCGATACCGAAGGGGTGCGCGTCGAATGA
- the eno gene encoding phosphopyruvate hydratase has translation MTRIESVRLRQILDSRGNTTVEADVLTESGGFGRAAAPSGASTGEYEAIELDTSEAIASAREHAIPRLEGNVFVGDQRDVDRTLRAADGTDNFSEIGANSAVAISMAAAKAAADVLGAPLYQHLGGAFRGDNYPIPLGNVIGGGEHAADATAIQEFLSAPVGAPSVQDAVFANAAVHQEVADILAERDIPAGKGDEGAWAPSIDDDDAFELMEEATSTVSDEFGFEIRFGIDVAAAEMYDADADEYQYRDRTRSTDEQIDYLADLVNEYDLAYVEDPLDENDYDGFAKLTEKVGDKTLICGDDLFVTNVERLSDGIEKGAGNSILIKPNQIGTLSDAFDAVELAIENGYDPVISHRSGETEDTTIAHLAVATDAPFIKTGAVSGERTAKLNELIRIEQNVSRL, from the coding sequence ATGACGCGCATCGAGAGCGTTCGGCTCCGTCAGATACTCGATTCGCGTGGCAACACGACGGTCGAAGCCGACGTGTTGACCGAGAGCGGCGGATTCGGCCGTGCGGCCGCACCGAGCGGCGCGAGTACGGGCGAGTACGAGGCGATCGAACTCGATACGAGCGAGGCGATCGCCTCCGCTCGTGAGCATGCGATCCCACGACTCGAAGGGAACGTCTTCGTCGGCGACCAGCGCGACGTGGACCGCACCCTTCGCGCTGCGGACGGGACGGACAACTTCTCCGAGATCGGCGCGAACAGCGCCGTCGCCATCAGCATGGCCGCCGCGAAGGCCGCGGCGGACGTGCTCGGTGCACCCCTGTATCAGCACCTCGGCGGTGCGTTCCGTGGCGACAACTACCCGATTCCGCTCGGGAACGTCATCGGGGGTGGCGAACACGCCGCCGACGCGACGGCGATTCAGGAGTTCCTCTCCGCACCCGTCGGTGCGCCGAGCGTCCAGGACGCGGTGTTCGCCAACGCGGCCGTCCACCAGGAGGTCGCGGACATCCTCGCCGAGCGGGACATTCCGGCAGGCAAAGGCGACGAAGGTGCGTGGGCACCGTCCATCGACGACGACGACGCGTTCGAACTCATGGAGGAAGCCACTTCGACCGTTTCCGACGAGTTCGGATTCGAGATTCGATTCGGCATCGACGTGGCCGCAGCCGAGATGTACGATGCCGACGCGGACGAGTACCAGTACCGCGACCGAACCCGTTCGACCGACGAACAGATCGACTATCTCGCGGACCTCGTGAACGAGTACGACCTCGCATACGTCGAGGACCCGTTGGACGAGAACGATTACGACGGCTTCGCCAAACTCACCGAGAAGGTCGGTGACAAGACGCTGATTTGTGGTGACGACCTGTTCGTCACCAACGTCGAGCGACTTTCGGACGGTATCGAGAAGGGTGCCGGAAACAGCATCCTCATCAAGCCGAACCAGATCGGCACGCTTTCGGACGCGTTCGATGCCGTCGAACTGGCGATCGAGAACGGGTACGACCCGGTCATCTCGCATCGTAGTGGCGAAACCGAGGACACGACGATTGCACACCTCGCCGTGGCGACCGACGCACCGTTCATCAAGACGGGCGCGGTCAGCGGCGAGCGAACCGCAAAGCTCAACGAACTCATCCGAATCGAGCAGAACGTATCACGATTATGA